Within the Vibrio sp. DW001 genome, the region TACTTTCTTTGCTTGGATTAGTAGCGGTAAGTTTCATTCTCTGGAATGTCGTGTATCTCTCTGTTGTCAAAAGGTTGCATATCTACTCCGATGCGATTCGTTCAGTAGCAAATGGTGACTTAGCGTTCGATATTGATGTCAAAGGTAGCGATGAACTGGCGCAAATGGGTAAAGCTATCGTTATTGCTAGAGATACCGCTGAACAGCTTCAAATCGTTGCAGCCAGTGATGCTGTGACCAAAAATGAATTAGAAGAGCATAAAGCACATTTAGAGGAAACTATTACCGAACGAACGAAACAGCTTAGAATGGCAAACGAGAAACTCAACCAAGAAGTATTAAAACATAATCAAGCAAGGATCGAAGCGGAGCAAGCAAACCGAGCTAAAACTGCCTTTCTTTCTACCATGAGTCATGAGATCAGAACCCCAATGAATGGTGTGCTCGGTACTGCAACATTATTGGATGAGACACGTTTAAATATCAAACAAAAACAATATGTCGATGTAATTAATCGCAGTGGTAACACCCTGTTGGGCATTCTAAACGATGTGCTTGATTATTCTAAAATTGAAGCGGGTTTTTTGGAAATTCGCGAAGCACCTTTCAACCTTTCTGCTCTCGTGACCGACGTTTACCAACTTCAGAAGAGTAACGCGACAGAGAAGCAGCTCGGTTTTTCTATGAACGTCGACAAAGAAATCAGTGGTTATTGGTTAGGCGACGCGACACGAATTACTCAGGTACTGAATAATCTTGTAAGTAATGCCATAAAATTCACGTCAACAGGGGACGTGAGCGTTAACGTCTGTAAGGACTCGCGTCACTTTGGACATATTCTTTTTCGTGTTATCGATGCTGGGGTAGGTATATCGGAAGGCGATAAATCGAAACTGTTTGATGCATTTACTCAAGTTGGTAATGCTAAAGCAAAATTAGGTGGAACAGGACTGGGCTTAGCAATTAGTCAAAAAATAGTTACTGCGATGGGAGGTCTTCTAGAGGTGGGGTCAGAACTCAATCAAGGCAGTGTATTTAGCTTCTCTATCCCACTAGAAGTCTCATTAGAGACAATCAAACCGAAACCAGTAGTAAAAGAACAAACCAACCTTGTTGCGAAGATCTTATTAGTCGAAGACAACCCTGTTAATTGCCTCGTTGCAGAGGGCTTTCTCACCAATAAGGGCCACCAAGTGGTTATTGCAGAAAATGGAGCACAAGCAAGAGATCTGTTTAAGAAGCAGCAGTTTGATATTGGCTTGTTAGATATCAATTTACCCGATTGCAATGGTGTAGAGCTTATGGCTGATCTGCGATTGATAGAGGCCGAAACCCTTAACAACGCGGAGAAACGTATTCCAATGGTTGCCATTTCTGCCCATGTGTTTAGTGAAGAAGTGCAGGGCTATTTGAAAGCGGGGTTTGATGACTATTTGCCTAAGCCTTTGGATAAAAATAAATTACTTATTCTTGTGCAATCGATTCTAAAAGGGCGAATACTTCAACGACCACAACCTTCCTTTGAAGTAGAAAAGCATCAAAAGCTGGTGGATTTACATGTATTAGATGAAGATTGCAAAGTTTTGGGTGTAGAGAAAGTGCTTGAATTAATAAAGCTATTTGAGAACAGCAGTCTAGATATCGTCAAGCAATTAGATCAAGCCGTGATGGAACTAGATCCTGCTTTGGTGAAACAATTAGCGCACAAACTAAAGGGCTCTGCGGGTTCTATGGGAATGTATACACTTCATGCTACTTGTCTCGAGGTTGAATCCAATGACTATCCAATTGAAACGTATCAAAAACAAAGAGATTCGCTGATCTCAATAATAGAACGGTCAATTAGACTGGTAAAAAAAGCAAGGCAATGAGGTACCAATAAGCAACTTATTGCATTCATAAATACATATAATTAGTTGGTTATGATCAAGATTTTATAGATTACTTGCTGTTATAGTCACCGCTATTAGATCAAGCCCTCTTAAAGTAGAGGGAACTTGCAGTATTAAGGTTAAATAATGATAGCGTTAAAAGAAGCATATACAGCGGGACTGCTGAAACAAAAGTATTGGTTAAATAACGTGTTATCAGGTGTCATCGTTGGGGTTGTCGCGTTACCGTTGGCAATGGCATTTGCGATTGCTTCAGGTGCTAAGCCCGAGCAGGGAATTTACACGGCAATTGTTGCAGGATTCTGTGTATCAATATTTGGTGGCAGCAGGCTACAAATAGCAGGCCCTACTGGGGCTTTCATCGTAATATTGTCGGGCATTACTGGCGAACATGGCGTTATAGGGCTACAAATAGCGACATTCATGGCCGGTATCATACTATTTATATTTGGCTTAACGAAGATGGGTTCGATTATCAAGTTTATACCAGCCCCCGTCATTGTCGGATTTACTGCTGGTATTGGTGTCATCATATGGATAGGCCAGTGGCGTGACTTTTTTGGTCTACCAGTCGTTACCGGAGAACATTTTCATCAAAAATTTGCCCATTTGATCGAATTGTTACCCCAGTTTCATCCAAGTACTACAATGTTTGGCATTGTTTCTCTATTCATTCTTCTTATATGCCCGAAATTGCGATGGACTAAGAAAATACCAGGCCCTCTGATAGCGCTTGTATTGATGACGTCATTGCAGGCTATGTTTCAATTCGAAGGTATTAAAACGATAGGGAGTGCGTTTGGTGGCATTCCATTAGGCTTGCCTACATTCGAACCTCTATCCTTTGAGTGGAGTCAGGTAATAACACTTATTGGGCCAGCGTTTGCAATCGCTATGCTAGGCGCCATAGAGTCACTATTATCTGCTGTCGTCGCCGACGGTATGGTAGGGACTAAGCACAACTCCAATCAAGAACTCGTTGGTCAAGGCATCGCAAATATTGTTGCACCATTATTTGGTGGTTTCGCTGCGACGGGTGCGATTGCCCGTACAGCTACAAACATTCGTAATGGTGGTAATAGCCCGTTAGCGGGTATCGTTCATGCTATTACGTTGTGCGTTGTACTCCTTGTGTTGGCTCCCCTAGCTGACAATATACCGCTAGCTACTCTTGCTGCTATTCTCTTTGTTGTCGCGTGGAATATGAGCGAAGCCAAACACTTTGTCAAAATGATGCGAACCGCGCCTCACGCCGATGTTGCGGTCTTGATTATCACTTTTACGTTGACAATTTTTGCAGACTTGGTCGTTGCCGTTAATATTGGCGTGATTTTAGCAACATTACATTTTCTACATCGCATGGCTTCAAGTGTGGAAGTATCATTGCAGTCGTCAGACCAATTGAATGATGAACAAGTCTTGGCAGGGGAGTTGCCCCTGCCCAAAGATACGGTTGTCTATAACGTAGATGGTCCCTTTTTTTTCGGCGCAGTGGATAGTTTGGATAGAACACTAGCGGAAACGTTAACAACACCCGAATACCTTGTTATTCGTTTGAAGTGGGTTCCATTCATCGATATCACAGGTATTGAGGCTCTTGATAAAGTGATCAGAGAATTACAAAACCGTGGAATACGCGTGATGGTGTGTGGTGCGAACACCCGTGTAGAGAAAAAGCTCAAGAAAGCCGGTGTGTTGGACTTAGTCGGTGTGTATTACTATTTCGCAACCTTTGACAGTGCTGTAAATGCAATTCGGGAAAGACAAATTGATTAAATCCTCAAACGTACGATAAATAAGCCATTATAAATGTGTTGGATAAAGGCGATTATGTTGACAAAAGACAGCGTTGCTCATTATTCTCCACGTTGAATTTACACTTAGCAGTCTCAATATGAACAAAGCAAACAAATCGGTACAGATTAAAAAAGAGGTCGATGTAAACTCTAGTACTCTGATTAAAACCGTTAATGGACCGATAGGACTCCATTGCAGGAACAAGCATCAAGGGCGTTATGATTTTAAGAAACTTGTTGAATCTCTGCCACGGCTTAAAAAGGTTCTTACAAGGAATCCGAAAGGTGAAGACAGCATTGATTTTTCCGACCCAGAAGCAGTAAAGCTTCTCAATCGTGCACTTCTTTGTTGCTATTACAATATTGAGCAGTGGGATATCCCTAAAGGGTATCTTTGTCCGCCAATACCGGGCCGTGCAGATTATATCCATCGAGTTGCAACACTGTTATCAAGTGAAAGCAAAGGTTTAAAGCATCATCTCGTTAACGCGTTAGATATTGGCGTTGGGGCTAATTGTATCTACCCAATTATTGGTGTTAGTGAGTATGATTGGCATGTCGTAGCCTGTGATGTTGACCCGATTTCGATAGCGTCGGTCGAAAAAATCGTATCGAACAATTTAATTTTGAAAGATAAGGTCGATTGTAGGCTTCAGATTAACAGTCAGAATTTTTTTCAGAATATCATCCAACCGGGTGAATATTACGATATAACAACCTGTAATCCACCATTTCATAAATCATTATCGGAAGCGCAACAAGGCAGCGAACGCAAAATCAAAAACCTTGTATCAAATCGAATAAAACGAGGTCAATCTTTGCAACAACTGAATAAGGGGAGCCAACCTTTGCTCAACTTTGGTGGACAAAAAGCGGAGTTGTGGTGTCAGGGGGGTGAAGCAGAGTTTGTAAAAAACATGGTACTAGAGAGTAAACGTTTTGCTGACCAGGTGCTTTGGTTTTCTACACTCATCTCGAAGAAGGACAATGTAAGGTGGATGAAAAAGAATTTGGAAAAGGTAAATGCGTGTGAAGTTCAGATATTAGAAATGAGCCAAGGTCAAAAAGTGAGTCGTATTGTTGCGTGGACCTTTAAAAGCCCACAACAACGGCAACAGTGGCTTAAACTTAAAAACTAATTTAATCATGAGCATTTGGTTTTCCTCTAAGTGCTTTTGTTTTTCCTTTCAGTACTTTAGTGTCTACGCGTTTTCGTTTAGAAGAACGTGTAGGGCGTGTCACTCTGCGGGCTTTTTCAACGTAGGACACGGAAACAATTAATTCTTGAAGCCTTTTAAGTGCATCCTCTCTATTTTTTTCCTGTGTTCTAAACTGTTGAGCTTTGATGATTATCACGCCATCTTTGGTTATTCGGCTATCGTTCATGTTCAATAAACGCTGTTTATAGAAATCCGGTAGCGTAGAGTGTGTTACATCGAATCGCAGGTGTATAGCACTTGCAACTTTGTTAACATTTTGTCCTCCAGCCCCTTGCGATCGTATTGCGGTAAGTTGAATTTCCCAGTCGGAAATTTCAACACTGTTTGATATTTTTAACATTATTTGTCCGTAAAATTAGTAGATTATCTGTTGTTGTATATATGGTAGAGTTATGGTGTCTCGATTAATTTTACAGGAAAAATAGAATGAATATTGATCTTTCCAAATATGAAGGTGTGATATTTGATATGGATGGTACGCTTATAGATACCATGCCCGCACACCTTGATGCGTGGGAAACGACAGCAAAGCAGTTCAATTTTACGTATGACAGAGACTGGATCCACGGACTGGGTGGTAAACCGAGTCCAGTAATAGCAGAAGAAGTTAGCCTAAAATATGGTATAGAACTGGATTTTGCAGCGGTGTCTGACTTCAAAATGATCACTTTTTCGCAAATGGCAGAGCAAGGTGACGTTATAAAGCATACCTTTGATGTCCTCAAAAAGGCTTATGGCAACAAGAAACTTGGGCTTGGTACTGGTAGTCAAAGAGCAAATGCGATGAGGCTCTTGGAAGAAAGAGATCTGTTGCCATATTTTGATGCAATAGTGACTGCATCGGATGTGACGAATTTTAAACCATGCCCAGACACATTTATTAAGGCCGCAGAAAGTATGGGTGTTGCACCAACCTCATGCGTGGTGTTTGAAGATACGGCATTGGGTAAAAAAGCGGCACATTCAGGTGGAATGGATTGTATAATGGTTCTTCCTGATGGTTTCGAGTTTTGTCCAGTTGAACGATAAAATAAACGGTGCCGATAAGTTTGAATAGTGAACGTCATGTAGACTATATGAACGAATACATCGTTATGATATTTATTGATATAGGTTGATAAGAGTACTTCAAATTATTGACTATTTAAGCTTATGTTTATATTGTATATAGATGTGACAAGGTCAAGGTATTTATTGTATGTATCGTTAAACTTCAATGTTGATGTGTTTCTATAAATAACACACCAACATTGAAGCAATATTAACTATTTACATAGCGTGCATTGAAATGAATTATTTTCTTCAAAATAATCTAGTATCGGCGTTATTAACACCTCCTCTCCAGCACGCCATCGTGCAATAATTGGGGTGACAAAACCTTCTCGACCTAAATTTGATTCAAACTCAACGATATTTTTCCACTTTTCTGCACCTATATGCGTAGGTAAAAATGCCCACCCCATTTTTTCAGATAATGCACATTCCAATAACTCTAAATCATTAATAACTTTATTATTTGGGGTGAATATAAATTTCTGATCTTTCGTTTTATTTAGATAAGCTTGTGGCAATATTTGAGTATGGTGGACGAGCTCGCTTAACATTACATATTGTGAATCAAAAAAATCTTTGTGGGCATAAAATCGATAAGGCATAAACCCAAGAATGCGCCATTCGTTCGTGCTTAGTTTCTCTTCATTATCATCTGACGGCGCTATTATAAGATCGACAATGTTTTTTTCGAGAAGTTCTAGTGACACGTTAGAACCAATTTTTATAAACTCGATCTCCATTTTTTTTGAGTGTGCATATCGAATCAAATTTTTAATCATTTCTTTTGGTACAACGGCATCGTAAGCCATTCGCAATGTGACTTTTGAGGCATCTGGGCAGACTGTTTTTATTGTGTTTTGCCATGTAAAAATTTGTGCTGTCAATAGAATGGAAGGCTTGAGAATTCTATTCCCTAATGGAGTGAGTTCTATTTGCCTAGAACTTCTATTAAATAATTTGTGACCTAGTTCAAACTCAAAAGATTCAATATGTTCTGTAATTGTTGCACGGTTTTTATTTAAATGTTTCGCCGCCGTAGAGATATTTAGATCTTGGGCGACTTGTACAAAGGAAACGAGTTGATTGTAATTAAAGTCCTTCACCTAAATCGATCCTTATTGGAAAGAATTCTCATTCTAATTTTTTATGTCGGAAAAGCCCGCAGTTGCTGATTTCATTATCAAATAAACATAGGCTATAAATCTTTCGTATATTACATGCTTTTTAGACATCGTACATAAATGAGATTTTATTATGTCAAATGAAAACCAGAAAGAAAACGAAAATGAAGTTGAAGACAATTCACGTCGCAATTTTTTTAAATTGGGATTGGGAGCGGCTGCTATTGCGGGGGTAGGTGTTTCCTCTGCCCACGCGGCAAACAAAATAGAAGGTGTAAGTCATAGCGATTTCCCTGTTCCCATTGATCCTGATGTATTGAAACCCATGCCGCAAGAAAACTCGATTTGGACGTTTATTAAATCTCCTTTGTTGGCGGACAAATTTCCGGAAAGAAATCAGAATTTCGAAAATGGCTGGAATTTCCAACAGCATGGCTTTAATCCCTTCGTTGGGCTGGATAACTCAAAACCTGGAATGCGACAGCTAGATCTGGCCTTAATGATGTCAGGTTGGGCGATGGATGATGTATTGGCGCCGGGTTCATCTTCGTTGCAGATCAAATCTGGCGTTTACGGTTGGGAACAACATGGTCTCATGGATCAACAATGGCAGTTCGAAAGTGCCGAAGATGCAAGCCAGAGCATTAAGTCAGCAGCCAGACTATTAGGGGCAACACGGTGCGGAATTACTCGCAACCATAAGGTGTGGAATTGGGACCCGCTTTATGATTCGAAAGAAGGGCGAGAGGTTTCTTGGGATGAGTTTCCGTTTGTGGCAAAAACCGTAATAGTCGTTTTGATTGAGGAAGATTACCAAGCAATCGCTACAGCACCTTCTTACGTGTCCGGAGCCGCCGTTGGTATGGGATACTCTCAGATGGCGACAGTAGCCGGGAGTTTAGCGACATTTATTCGAGGGTTAGGTTATCAGGCTGTTGGCGCGGGTAACGATTTGGGAAATAGTGTTTCTTATGCCATAGAGGCGGGTTTAGGTGAAGGGGCTCGTAATGGTCACATGATGGCCCCACGATTTGGCCCTCGTGTTCGAATTGCGAAAGTCTATACCGATCTAGAATTACCTGACGAAGCATATGATAAACCTAAGTCTTTTGGGATTATGGAGTTCTGTGAGAAATGCAAGTTATGTGCAGAAAAGTGTCCCTCAAAAGCGATCAGTTTAGATGACAAACCGGGGTGGGGACCAACCTATGAAAATGGCGAAAACCCAGAGTACTCCTGGCACCATCAGAGAGGCGTTAAAAAATTCTATAATGACGCCAAAAAATGCTACAAATATTGGGTAGATAGTGGCACTGATTGTGCGATTTGTATGACGGCTTGCCCATGGAATAAACCAGATTTTTGGCACCATAGATTGATTGATGCTTCTAATGCTTATACGGGCGGACCCATTCATACCTTCATGAAAGTGATGGATGAGTTATTTGGATACGGAAATGTATTTGATGAACAGGCCGTTATTGATTTTTGGAAAACAGGCAAAGACATTGAAGTTTAATAGGAGCATAAAATTATGATGGCATTAATGTGGTATCTGCTGGGTATGTTCACCGTAACAGCATTTATCGGGTACAGGAAACTTGATCGTTTATATAAACTAAATTGGATAGCAAAGCTCGGCATCCTCGCTTCAGCCATCGGTATGTGGTTCTGTATTGCTTGGTCGTGGGCTTCTTTTGTAGAGAGAGAACCTCAGTCAGGTGCAATGGGTTTGGTTATGTTTGGTTTTATTTCCATAGTGATTTTTGCTGTTACTTGGAGAACCCAGATAGCACCAAATGAAAAAGCTTCTTATAAATAATTGTATAAACGTTAGACAAATAGGGATATTTCGATAGGCCAGGAAGGCCAAATATTACAGTAAAAAGGTTACCTAACATGACTCATGAAAAACCATGCGAAGAGCTTTCCGACGCCCAGAACTACTATCTACAGGCAGCGAATCTTCTCAAGGAAATGGAACACAATGATAATGCAGAATTGGCAATAAAATACTTAACTAAATCCGCTGATTTAGGGTTAGTTGAAGCGCAGTATCAAATGGGCGTGATGTACTCTCTAGGTGAACATGTTGCTCAAAGCCAATCTATCGCATTTGATTGGTTTAAGAAAGCCTCGGATTGCGACTTTATTCCCGCTCAATTTGCGATGGCGACGCTTTATTTTCAAAGTGATCAATTTGATAAGGCTTTTGACATTCTAAATCACCTCGCAGACAAAGAAATAACAGAGGCACAAACAAATCTAGCCGACCTTTATCTGCGAGGGAAAGGAGTCGATAAAGACGTTGTAAAAGCAATCTTACTTCTTAAGTGTGCCGCCAACAAAGGAGATAGATTCGCGCAATATCGTTTGGGGCAACTCTATTATCAAGGGCAAGATACGGCAACCGACTATGTAAGCGCTCGAAAATACATAGTATTAGCAATGGAGCAAAAGGTTCTACAAGCCCATTTTATAATGGGGTCTATGTTAGAACATGGTTTTGGAATAGACAAAGATGTTGTTCGAGCATATAGCTTATATTGTTATTGCCGACACTATGGAATGCCAAATCTAGATGATTTGATAGAGGACGTATTGGGTACTCTTGATGATATAAAAAAACAGCAAGCGAAACAAAAGGCTCAGGAGTACTGCGAGCATGAACCTTCCCCTATTTAATCATAGGCTAGACAATATTTCCGAACAACTCTTTGAACAGGAGACACTGGTCAACTTTGATATATGGGGAGGCTTAAAACGCAATGAACGAAGAGGGGATGGGTTGAAAGGGAAAGAGTACAAATACATGACTCTAATGCACTCGAGCAATAATACGTCTTCAAATCGTACTTGGTGCTCACCGCCCGGTTTCCTTAGCAAAAATGACCATAATGTCGAGCGAATATTAATGAGTGAGAATCCGATTATTTATAATGTGCCACTCAGGGATTCGGCACATGTAAGGTCGCTTGAGATATCACCTTACGGCTTGGAAACGAAAGAACAAAGTACATTTACTATATTGGTGCCCATTTGTGACAATATTGAACAGCGTTGGAAAGTCATCCTGTGTTTTAGAATTAAGAACGAGCAAAACCAAAACCCTCAACTGTTTTTGAAGTGTAATCAAGAACCACTCATTGGTATTGCAAGCAAGATATATAAATTATGGTTAACCTTTGAAGGGAAAGATTTTAATCTGTATAAAGTGAGAGGTTCATTCTGTGAAAACGCCATCCAAATAGCCAGTTTGATGGTGGAAGGTTTTTCTACAAAACAGATGTCAGAGGCTTTACATATCAGTGGCTCAGGCATTGAATACCATATTGAATCAATGAGACGAATATTAGGTGCGACGAATAGAGGGAGTTTAATCGCGGAGTTGTTTAGAAATGGCATCGTTTCATGAACAGACATCAAGCTGGCATACAGTTAAATTCTTAAGTCTGAAAATGATACGGTTGCCAGACGCTATATTCTATTGTGATGAGTTTCATTATTTGAATCTAACGCAAGCAAGCCTTTATAGGTAAGCTTGCGTTAAGTTTTAACTATGCGATCTAGTTATTCGACCTACCAATGCCCTTAAAACAACTCGAATGTAATTTGGCCATCTTCCTGCATCGCCTTTAAGTAATTATCTACTTCTTCCTTGTCGACGTATCGCGTAGCGAGTGCGTGTTTGATCACCGTTGAAATTTCTGTTTTTAGTTCAGGTCTGCCACAAACGTACACTTGTGCGCCATCATCTAGTAACCAAGCAGCTAACTGTTTGTGGTGTTGATTTAACTTATCCTGTACATAAATTTTCTGCTTAGAATCTCGAGAAAATGCGGTATCAAGCTGCGTGATGACGTTTTCTGCGACGTATTGTATTAATTCCTGTTGATAGTAGAAATCCTTGTCAGCGTGCCTATTACCAAATACTAACCAGTTTTTTCCGGAATGAAGCTGCTGCCTTCTCTCCTCCAATAGGCTCATCATAGGTGCGATTCCCGCTCCCGTTGCAATTAAGATGGCCGGTATATCATCCTCTGGTAATGACATGCCTGCTCCGGGTCTAATCGTTGCTGACAGTTCGTGCCCTATAGGTAGATGTTCGGTTAAGTAATCTGAGCATAATCCATTTGTAAGTTTTCCATCTAACACAAATTGATGCTTTGTTACGCATAAAGAAATCTGATTAGGGTTTTCGGTAGGGGATGATGCGATAGAGTACAATCGCTCTTTAGCACTTCCTGGTGGCATAATGCCTACAAGGTCGTTAATTAAGTAAGGTTGTGTCACGTTGCCCTGAATGTCGAAACGTAGCTGAAAAGCGTGATTTTCGTTGTCGGCGTAAGTTGAGGTATGTAAGGGTCTTTTCTCTGCCAAAACTAATTTTATAGGTATGCTAACCGCTTTGGTTTGGTTAATGTCGATGTCATATTCTAGCTGTTGAGAGAGCCAGTTTTGCCACACTTCCATCGGGTTGCCATTGACCATGACAGGTTCTTCTTCTGTTACTAACCCCATACGAAGTAACTCGTTATGGAATAATTTTCCTGCTAGACAATAGTGGGAATAACTTTTGTCTCCAAGAGCCAATAAATCAACAGGTGTATCGAGATTAGGAAAATCTTTGAGTTGCTCATAAAATAGTATTCCGTCATCAGGGATGTCGCCCTCGCCACAAGTACTTACAATCAATAACACCTGTTTATAGCGTTTGAAATCGGCAGGTTGTAATGATGAAAGTGACCTGACGTCGGCGGTTCTTCCCAACCTGCGTATAATATCGCCGGATTGAGAAGCCAAATTAGCGGCGGTTCCCGTTTGGCTAGCATAACAAACGAGGATGTCTTGGTCCTCGTAAACAGGGCTAAAGAGGATGCTCATTAAAGCATGGGTTATTTTGTTCATATTAACGGCCAATCGCTCAAGTATAGTTCCTAATAAACGAGTCAAAAAGGAATGCAATGATAATCGCGCTGGTAACGAACAATAGCGCTGTAGAAGCCCATTGAGGTCCTTTGGTTCTTGTCTTGGGATGCAAAATTGGTTTACTCATCTCTTTGTTCTCGTCCTGTATGAGGGCAATCATATAACCTTTTGATTGCCTTACGTTTTATGAATCTTTTGATTTGGTAAACAAGGTTATTTCTTAAATTAACTAGTAAGGTTAGCATCTCTCCTGCAGGGCAGAAAAAACGACAAAACATGTCAGGGATAAAGAAGCACCCAACGATAACAGCAGGCATTATGAACCACTGAATACCATCACCTTGCAACGAAAATATCATCGAGAATGGTTCATATGCACCTGCACTAGGGTTTACGGTAACGAGACCAATCACTAAAGCGGCCCATAAGCCTACCTTCGGTATATAGCGACCATACTTCAGAACAATAGGCAGAATGGGGAAGTTAAGATTGCCAATTTTTTGTAATAGAAATTGGATAGCATGGAATGGGCAGATATGACCACAATAGATATTTCTTCCTAGAAGGATAACTGCGACGAAGACGCTCCCGAATAGAATCCAGAAACCGAGATTTTCACTGAGTGCGGGTACAAAACCTAACAATAACCCAGAGAAGTTAGCTACATTGAGTAGCTGATTGGTCATAAAGCCAATGACGATAATGCTACCCAAAATGTAAGTGAGTTTTAGCTTCTTACTGCCTATCCAAATATTGATGACTGACAGCGTAATGAGTAATGTAATTAAAACGTGATTAAGAGTGAGGTCGATTTCTTTTTGTAATGGTTTAGGGGATAAGGAAAAACTCAGTTTTGCGATGGTATGTGATGCCCTAGTATTGGCACGCATAATCGCGTTGGAGCTGAGGGTTGCCCCACTGACCGCATCCCAGTTTTTACCAGCAATGGGTAAATAATCGACAGGTTTTCGTTGGAACTGTCGTAAATATCCTGCATTTAAAAGCTTTTGGATATACGCAGGAGTGTCACTGTGGTTTAACAACTCTACTGTTTTGATTCTACCTTTTTTGGTAATGATAGACGCCAACGTTAGTGGTCCTCCGTAACTGTTATCCGTCGCGACAGACACATAATATTCCCCGCCATTGTGGTTCATCGAAAATAGTACTTCGCTACCGTTTATGGCTGAAATATTGGCGTTAGGATGCAGTCCTTGAATATCACTTTTCCAATCAGGCCGGTTATGCTCTTGACCCCAATACCAAGCAAAGATGAGTGTAATGAACGCGAGTAATCGAAACACCTTTCCATAATCTAGGCGCCATTTAATCGAGGATGTTGCCTTACTTTTACGACACGATTGCGATGAACAATCCTTACAATTCACGATAATGGCCCCTGAAAATAATAACGAAAATACAGTTGTTACTATCCACTTATGGCGAAATCGTGTCACTAGGAAAAATCATAGTAAATGTGAAAATAAAACAATAATGCGAAGCAAGGTAAACGGAAGCCTAGCGCCCTATTTAGACGTTATTATTCGTCCAAGATTAGATTGACTTTACCTAGTACCAAAAAAAAGCCCATTAACAAAGTAATGGGCTTTAAACGTTCAATCACGACCGTTTTTACGGAGTTTAACGACCAACGATTAGATACATTTCGTTTTTATACCAATAATTACTGTATTTCTAATAACTCAACATCAAATATCAGTACCGACGCTGGTGGGATAGGTCCGCTGCCGCTTTTTCCATAACCAAGGTTACTTGGTACAAATAGGCGAATTTTTTGCCCAACAACCATGGTTTGGACCCCTTCAGTCCAACCTTTTATGACTTGATTTAATCCAAATGAAATCGGTTCATTTCTATCAACCGAGCTATC harbors:
- a CDS encoding SulP family inorganic anion transporter yields the protein MIALKEAYTAGLLKQKYWLNNVLSGVIVGVVALPLAMAFAIASGAKPEQGIYTAIVAGFCVSIFGGSRLQIAGPTGAFIVILSGITGEHGVIGLQIATFMAGIILFIFGLTKMGSIIKFIPAPVIVGFTAGIGVIIWIGQWRDFFGLPVVTGEHFHQKFAHLIELLPQFHPSTTMFGIVSLFILLICPKLRWTKKIPGPLIALVLMTSLQAMFQFEGIKTIGSAFGGIPLGLPTFEPLSFEWSQVITLIGPAFAIAMLGAIESLLSAVVADGMVGTKHNSNQELVGQGIANIVAPLFGGFAATGAIARTATNIRNGGNSPLAGIVHAITLCVVLLVLAPLADNIPLATLAAILFVVAWNMSEAKHFVKMMRTAPHADVAVLIITFTLTIFADLVVAVNIGVILATLHFLHRMASSVEVSLQSSDQLNDEQVLAGELPLPKDTVVYNVDGPFFFGAVDSLDRTLAETLTTPEYLVIRLKWVPFIDITGIEALDKVIRELQNRGIRVMVCGANTRVEKKLKKAGVLDLVGVYYYFATFDSAVNAIRERQID
- the rlmF gene encoding 23S rRNA (adenine(1618)-N(6))-methyltransferase RlmF; this translates as MNKANKSVQIKKEVDVNSSTLIKTVNGPIGLHCRNKHQGRYDFKKLVESLPRLKKVLTRNPKGEDSIDFSDPEAVKLLNRALLCCYYNIEQWDIPKGYLCPPIPGRADYIHRVATLLSSESKGLKHHLVNALDIGVGANCIYPIIGVSEYDWHVVACDVDPISIASVEKIVSNNLILKDKVDCRLQINSQNFFQNIIQPGEYYDITTCNPPFHKSLSEAQQGSERKIKNLVSNRIKRGQSLQQLNKGSQPLLNFGGQKAELWCQGGEAEFVKNMVLESKRFADQVLWFSTLISKKDNVRWMKKNLEKVNACEVQILEMSQGQKVSRIVAWTFKSPQQRQQWLKLKN
- the torS gene encoding TMAO reductase system sensor histidine kinase/response regulator TorS, which gives rise to MLLASASIGRKLLLSFASMASLLILAVAIGASGFSFVAETEKQVIDSSVPAMIQAREVSEQSSKILSSLGVLSNAQTERERQQAGALLFSQLEKLLDKIKLLGDKPFDVAILERLESKVQNVIDTIVELGVVVEEKLLLDHVIILQVEEMRQLAVELETLTRTQVLNTSTIAVANITNIYNLIERQDNETVYRALDNLIEVDLDLSERLHELHLLAFQMLAHIEEARAVTDSSRIQKLRAEFEHNIDIIKRRILSVEDPTRSRQMQVLVSKLEQRKEVFDNLDLRYENRQNAENLMVLNLTQLSELNKTVSLLVDESNSDTALAIKELGETLTYAKWSLIVLSLLGLVAVSFILWNVVYLSVVKRLHIYSDAIRSVANGDLAFDIDVKGSDELAQMGKAIVIARDTAEQLQIVAASDAVTKNELEEHKAHLEETITERTKQLRMANEKLNQEVLKHNQARIEAEQANRAKTAFLSTMSHEIRTPMNGVLGTATLLDETRLNIKQKQYVDVINRSGNTLLGILNDVLDYSKIEAGFLEIREAPFNLSALVTDVYQLQKSNATEKQLGFSMNVDKEISGYWLGDATRITQVLNNLVSNAIKFTSTGDVSVNVCKDSRHFGHILFRVIDAGVGISEGDKSKLFDAFTQVGNAKAKLGGTGLGLAISQKIVTAMGGLLEVGSELNQGSVFSFSIPLEVSLETIKPKPVVKEQTNLVAKILLVEDNPVNCLVAEGFLTNKGHQVVIAENGAQARDLFKKQQFDIGLLDINLPDCNGVELMADLRLIEAETLNNAEKRIPMVAISAHVFSEEVQGYLKAGFDDYLPKPLDKNKLLILVQSILKGRILQRPQPSFEVEKHQKLVDLHVLDEDCKVLGVEKVLELIKLFENSSLDIVKQLDQAVMELDPALVKQLAHKLKGSAGSMGMYTLHATCLEVESNDYPIETYQKQRDSLISIIERSIRLVKKARQ